One Cellulomonas sp. NS3 genomic region harbors:
- a CDS encoding BldC family transcriptional regulator, whose translation MSAHPAESEALLTPSEVASLFRVDPKTVTRWAKAGKLTSIRTLGGHRRYREAEVRELLDGIPRQRATTA comes from the coding sequence ATGTCCGCACACCCCGCTGAGTCCGAGGCGCTGCTCACACCATCCGAGGTGGCGAGCCTGTTCCGCGTCGACCCGAAGACGGTCACCCGCTGGGCCAAGGCCGGCAAGCTCACGTCGATCCGCACGCTGGGCGGCCACCGTCGGTACCGCGAGGCCGAGGTCCGCGAGCTCCTGGACGGGATCCCGCGCCAGCGCGCGACGACCGCCTGA
- a CDS encoding DUF3073 domain-containing protein, with amino-acid sequence MGRGRQKAKQTKVARELKYFSPETNYRALEQELTSHGRNDVVTDSRRAVDTDDDPDGDDLPSWLTER; translated from the coding sequence ATGGGGCGCGGCCGTCAGAAGGCTAAGCAGACGAAGGTCGCTCGGGAGCTGAAGTACTTCAGCCCGGAGACGAACTACCGAGCTCTCGAGCAGGAGCTCACGTCGCACGGCCGCAACGATGTCGTGACCGACAGCCGCCGCGCTGTGGACACCGACGACGACCCGGACGGGGACGACCTCCCCTCCTGGCTCACCGAGCGCTGA
- the purM gene encoding phosphoribosylformylglycinamidine cyclo-ligase — protein sequence MSAPVPGAGAPAVTYADAGVDTHAGDKAVELMKDAVRATHGPQVLGGVGGFAGLYDASALPRFRRPLLATSTDGVGTKVAIAQALDIHDTIGFDLVGMVVDDIVVVGATPLFMTDYIACGRVVPERIAGIVRGIAAACEVAGTALVGGETAEHPGLLGPDDYDVAGAATGLVEADELLGPERVRTGDVLVALGSSGLHSNGYSLVRKVVEVAGWGLERHVPELGRTLGEELLTPTRVYASDCLALVERAAGGVHAFSHVTGGGLAANVARVLPAGAVADVDRSGWTLPPVFSLVQGLGNVPWGDLENTLNLGVGMVAIVAADAVDGVLAHAGELGLPAWVLGAVRELDPARDVAGDGDLVTGTKGVHAGAVRLSGAYRVG from the coding sequence GTGAGCGCCCCGGTCCCCGGCGCCGGCGCGCCCGCCGTCACCTACGCCGACGCCGGGGTCGACACGCACGCCGGCGACAAGGCCGTCGAGCTCATGAAGGACGCCGTGCGCGCGACGCACGGCCCCCAGGTCCTCGGCGGCGTCGGCGGGTTCGCCGGTCTCTACGACGCGTCGGCGCTGCCGCGCTTCCGGCGCCCGCTGCTCGCGACGTCGACCGACGGGGTCGGCACCAAGGTCGCGATCGCGCAGGCGCTCGACATCCACGACACCATCGGCTTCGACCTCGTCGGCATGGTCGTCGACGACATCGTCGTGGTCGGTGCGACGCCGCTCTTCATGACCGACTACATCGCGTGCGGCCGGGTCGTGCCCGAGCGGATCGCCGGGATCGTGCGCGGCATCGCGGCGGCGTGCGAGGTCGCGGGGACGGCGCTCGTCGGCGGCGAGACCGCCGAGCACCCCGGCCTGCTGGGGCCCGACGACTACGACGTCGCCGGTGCCGCCACGGGCCTGGTCGAGGCCGACGAGCTGCTGGGCCCCGAGCGCGTGCGGACAGGGGACGTGCTCGTCGCGCTCGGCTCCTCCGGGCTGCACTCCAACGGCTACTCGCTCGTCCGGAAGGTCGTCGAGGTCGCTGGGTGGGGCCTCGAGCGGCACGTGCCCGAGCTGGGCCGCACGCTCGGCGAGGAGCTGCTCACCCCGACGCGCGTGTACGCGTCCGACTGCCTCGCGCTCGTCGAGCGGGCCGCCGGTGGCGTGCACGCGTTCAGCCACGTGACCGGGGGAGGCCTCGCGGCCAACGTCGCGCGCGTGCTGCCGGCGGGCGCCGTCGCGGACGTCGACCGCTCCGGCTGGACGCTGCCGCCGGTCTTCTCGCTCGTGCAGGGGCTCGGGAACGTCCCCTGGGGCGACCTCGAGAACACGCTCAACCTCGGCGTCGGCATGGTCGCGATCGTCGCCGCGGACGCGGTGGACGGCGTGCTGGCCCACGCCGGTGAGCTCGGGCTGCCCGCGTGGGTGCTCGGCGCGGTGCGGGAGCTCGACCCGGCGCGGGACGTCGCGGGCGACGGCGACCTGGTCACGGGGACGAAGGGCGTGCACGCCGGCGCGGTGCGGCTGTCCGGCGCCTACCGCGTCGGCTGA
- the purF gene encoding amidophosphoribosyltransferase, with translation MALRGDGLLNHDLLPHEKGPQDACGVMGIWAPGEEVAKLAYFGLYALQHRGQESAGIATSNGEQLLVYKDMGLVSQVFDETALNALQGHIAVGHTRYSTTGGSTWENAQPTLGATAGGTVALGHNGNLTNSAELVDLVAERYGSQRRGELARGNTTDTALITALLAGDPDHTLEATALEVLPRLKGAFCLVFMDEHTLYAARDPQGVRPLVLGRLERGWVVASETPALDIVGASFVREIEPGELVAIDADGLRSTRFAQVDRAGCAFEYVYLARPDTSIAGRSVHAARVAMGRRLAQEHPVEADLVIPVPESGTPAAVGYAAESGIRFGQGLTKNAYVGRTFIQPSQTLRQLGIRLKLNPLKDVIRGQRLVVVDDSIVRGNTQRALVRMLREAGAAEVHIRISSPPVKWPCFYGIDFASRAELIANGLAVEEIGASLGADSLGYISAEGMIAATEQPATQLCTACFSGKYPIELPPSDRLGKHLLEQNELPLGAPEDGLATLLHGAGGATALDHP, from the coding sequence GTGGCCCTTCGCGGAGACGGACTTCTGAACCACGACCTCCTACCCCACGAGAAGGGACCCCAGGACGCGTGCGGCGTCATGGGGATCTGGGCTCCGGGTGAAGAGGTCGCCAAGCTCGCCTACTTCGGGCTCTACGCGCTGCAGCACCGCGGCCAGGAGTCGGCGGGCATCGCCACGTCCAACGGCGAGCAGCTGCTCGTCTACAAGGACATGGGCCTCGTCTCGCAGGTCTTCGACGAGACCGCGCTGAACGCGCTGCAGGGGCACATCGCCGTCGGGCACACGCGGTACTCGACCACGGGCGGCAGCACGTGGGAGAACGCGCAGCCGACGCTCGGGGCCACCGCGGGCGGGACCGTCGCGCTCGGCCACAACGGCAACCTCACGAACTCCGCCGAGCTCGTCGACCTCGTCGCCGAGCGCTACGGCTCGCAGCGTCGCGGGGAGCTCGCGCGCGGCAACACGACCGACACGGCGCTCATCACCGCGCTGCTCGCGGGCGACCCCGACCACACGCTCGAGGCGACGGCGCTCGAGGTGCTCCCGCGCCTCAAGGGCGCCTTCTGCCTGGTCTTCATGGACGAGCACACGCTGTACGCCGCGCGCGACCCGCAGGGCGTGCGCCCGCTCGTGCTCGGGCGGCTCGAGCGCGGCTGGGTCGTCGCGAGCGAGACCCCGGCGCTCGACATCGTCGGCGCGTCGTTCGTCCGGGAGATCGAGCCGGGCGAGCTCGTCGCGATCGACGCCGACGGGCTGCGCAGCACCCGCTTCGCGCAGGTCGACCGCGCGGGCTGCGCGTTCGAGTACGTCTACCTCGCGCGCCCCGACACGTCGATCGCGGGCCGCTCGGTGCACGCGGCGCGCGTCGCGATGGGCCGCAGGCTCGCGCAGGAGCACCCGGTCGAGGCCGACCTCGTGATCCCCGTCCCGGAGTCCGGCACCCCCGCGGCCGTCGGGTACGCCGCCGAGTCCGGCATCCGGTTCGGCCAGGGCCTGACGAAGAACGCTTACGTCGGCCGCACGTTCATCCAGCCGTCGCAGACGCTGCGCCAGCTCGGCATCCGGCTCAAGCTCAACCCGCTCAAGGACGTCATCCGCGGGCAGCGCCTGGTCGTGGTCGACGACTCGATCGTGCGCGGCAACACCCAGCGCGCGCTCGTGCGGATGCTGCGCGAGGCCGGCGCCGCGGAGGTGCACATCCGCATCAGCTCGCCGCCGGTCAAGTGGCCCTGCTTCTACGGGATCGACTTCGCCTCGCGCGCCGAGCTCATCGCGAACGGGCTCGCGGTCGAGGAGATCGGGGCCTCGCTCGGCGCCGACTCGCTCGGCTACATCTCGGCCGAGGGCATGATCGCCGCGACCGAGCAGCCCGCGACCCAGCTCTGCACCGCGTGCTTCAGCGGCAAGTACCCGATCGAGCTCCCGCCGTCGGACCGCCTCGGCAAGCACCTGCTCGAGCAGAACGAGCTTCCGCTGGGCGCCCCCGAGGACGGCCTCGCGACGCTCCTGCACGGCGCCGGCGGCGCGACCGCGCTGGACCACCCGTGA
- a CDS encoding histidine kinase: protein MPDESHESPQSSPDAVPATPGDADAGTTPAAPTTPADAGTTPADAGAPVAADAAPASTPIPDEAELARVAEPATVRRAPKFRAFVTAGVLLGAVLGFTVALVTGSAARGDGGTGFISFLDGQGSARLLVALAGALLGALVAGIAAIVADRRSMRGR, encoded by the coding sequence ATGCCCGACGAGTCGCACGAGTCGCCCCAGAGCAGCCCCGACGCCGTCCCGGCGACGCCCGGCGACGCCGACGCGGGGACGACGCCCGCCGCCCCGACGACGCCCGCCGACGCAGGGACGACGCCCGCCGACGCCGGAGCTCCGGTCGCCGCCGACGCCGCGCCCGCGTCCACCCCGATCCCGGACGAGGCGGAGCTCGCCCGCGTCGCCGAGCCCGCGACGGTGCGCCGGGCGCCGAAGTTCCGGGCGTTCGTCACCGCGGGCGTGCTCCTGGGCGCGGTGCTCGGGTTCACGGTGGCGCTGGTCACGGGCTCCGCGGCCCGGGGGGACGGCGGCACCGGGTTCATCTCGTTCCTCGACGGCCAGGGGTCCGCGCGGCTCCTCGTCGCGCTGGCCGGGGCGCTGCTCGGGGCGCTCGTCGCGGGGATCGCCGCGATCGTCGCCGACCGCCGGAGCATGCGGGGGCGCTGA
- a CDS encoding sterol carrier family protein, giving the protein MPPRRRTEPADGRAALAVWRADPSAAPVPARRTAVRFTLEELADVAPGHAVEVRVPPDGAVQALDGPRHTRGTPPNVVETDPTTWLALATGELTWHDALAAGRVRASGERADLSGYLPLHAARAR; this is encoded by the coding sequence GTGCCTCCCCGTCGCCGCACCGAGCCCGCCGACGGCCGCGCCGCGCTCGCCGTCTGGCGCGCGGACCCGTCGGCCGCCCCCGTCCCCGCCCGCCGGACCGCGGTGCGCTTCACGCTCGAGGAGCTCGCCGACGTCGCGCCCGGGCACGCGGTCGAGGTGCGGGTGCCGCCCGACGGCGCCGTGCAGGCGCTCGACGGCCCGCGGCACACGCGCGGCACCCCGCCGAACGTCGTCGAGACGGATCCCACGACCTGGCTCGCGCTCGCGACCGGGGAGCTGACGTGGCACGACGCGCTCGCCGCCGGTCGCGTCCGGGCGTCGGGCGAGCGCGCCGACCTCTCGGGGTACCTGCCCCTGCACGCCGCGCGCGCCCGTTGA
- a CDS encoding glycoside hydrolase family 6 protein has protein sequence MSQRTKAAALLSASLLAVTGIGAVTATSAQAAAGCKVDYAVTNQWGGGFGANVTLTNLGDPVSSWSVDWTFPSGQSIQQLWNGVPSQSGSAVTVKNMSWNGNLGTGATASFGFNGSWSGVNTTPTAFRLNGVACTGSPVSTPTPTQTSNPTPTPTPTATTTPTPTPTVTPTSTPAPSGTFWVNPNTQAATAAAAASGDTRRLLEKISTNAAGSWIGNWNSGTTSQQEVRTVTQAAAAKGQTALLVIYAIPGRDCGNHSSGGVATSEYAGWIDQVAAGIVGKPWIVLEPDALAQLGDCDGQGDRVGYLKYAAQKLTQAGGRVYIDAGHSAWLSPSVAAQRLNQIGWDHAVGFALNTSNYRTTAESRAYGQQISQLTGGKTFVIDTSRNGNGPNGSEWCNPSGRALGEKPALVNSGGLDATLWVKLPGESDGACNGGPAAGQWFQSQALELARNAKW, from the coding sequence ATGTCTCAGCGCACGAAGGCAGCGGCGTTGCTGTCCGCGAGCCTGCTGGCGGTGACGGGGATCGGCGCGGTCACCGCGACGTCCGCCCAGGCCGCCGCCGGCTGCAAGGTCGACTACGCGGTGACGAACCAGTGGGGCGGCGGCTTCGGCGCCAACGTCACCCTGACCAACCTCGGCGACCCGGTGAGCTCGTGGAGCGTCGACTGGACGTTCCCCTCCGGCCAGTCGATCCAGCAGCTGTGGAACGGGGTCCCGAGCCAGAGCGGTTCCGCCGTCACCGTGAAGAACATGTCCTGGAACGGCAACCTCGGCACGGGCGCCACCGCGAGCTTCGGCTTCAACGGCTCGTGGAGCGGCGTCAACACCACCCCGACCGCGTTCCGGCTCAACGGCGTCGCCTGCACGGGCTCCCCGGTGAGCACGCCGACGCCCACGCAGACCTCGAACCCGACGCCGACGCCCACCCCCACGGCGACGACGACGCCGACCCCGACGCCGACCGTCACCCCGACGAGCACGCCGGCGCCGAGCGGGACGTTCTGGGTGAACCCCAACACCCAGGCGGCCACCGCCGCGGCCGCGGCCAGCGGGGACACCCGCCGCCTGCTCGAGAAGATCTCGACGAACGCCGCGGGCTCCTGGATCGGCAACTGGAACAGCGGCACGACCTCGCAGCAGGAGGTCCGCACCGTCACGCAGGCCGCCGCGGCGAAGGGCCAGACGGCGCTGCTCGTGATCTACGCGATCCCGGGCCGCGACTGCGGCAACCACTCGAGCGGCGGCGTCGCGACGAGCGAGTACGCCGGCTGGATCGACCAGGTCGCTGCCGGCATCGTCGGCAAGCCGTGGATCGTGCTCGAGCCCGACGCCCTCGCCCAGCTCGGCGACTGCGACGGCCAGGGCGACCGCGTCGGCTACCTCAAGTACGCCGCGCAGAAGCTCACGCAGGCGGGCGGTCGGGTCTACATCGACGCCGGTCACTCGGCCTGGCTCTCGCCGTCGGTCGCCGCGCAGCGCCTCAACCAGATCGGCTGGGACCACGCGGTCGGCTTCGCGCTGAACACGTCGAACTACCGGACGACCGCCGAGTCGCGGGCCTACGGCCAGCAGATCTCGCAGCTCACGGGCGGCAAGACGTTCGTCATCGACACCTCGCGCAACGGCAACGGCCCGAACGGGTCCGAGTGGTGCAACCCGAGCGGTCGCGCGCTCGGCGAGAAGCCGGCGCTGGTCAACAGCGGCGGGCTCGACGCGACGCTCTGGGTCAAGCTGCCCGGCGAGAGCGACGGCGCCTGCAACGGTGGCCCCGCGGCCGGCCAGTGGTTCCAGTCGCAGGCCCTGGAGCTCGCGCGCAACGCGAAGTGGTGA
- a CDS encoding cellulase family glycosylhydrolase: MFQRRKAAAWLSATVLAVTGIGAITATTAQAAVGCSVEYKVTNQWGGGFGADVKVTNLGDPVSSWDVQWTFAGGQQVGQLWNGVASQSGAVVTVRNSTWNGSLARGASASFGFNGSWSGSNPVPTTFRLNGTTCTGGTTTTPTPTPTATVTPRPTATPTATSTPRPTATPTATTTPPPTGGGTGPVGSPAQVNGQLHVCGVNLCNRFNQPIQLRGVSTHGIQWFASCYTDATWDALATDWKADVARVAMYVQEQGYETNPSLFTDRVNTYVDEISERGMYAIIDFHLLNPGDPNYNLDRAKTFFASVAKRNAANPNVIYEIANEPNGVSWAGIKSYAEQVIPVIRAADPDAVILVGTRAWSSLGVSEGSNESEVVNNPVNATNIMYTFHFYAGSHQQSYRDVLSRAAGRIPMFVTEFGTPSASGDGPNDLASTAAWLDLLDSKKISWVAWNWSDKGESSGLLKPGACSGGSQSGAGVLKEGGVFLRERTRTADVFPTA, translated from the coding sequence ATGTTCCAGCGCAGGAAGGCAGCCGCGTGGCTGTCCGCGACGGTCCTGGCAGTCACAGGGATCGGCGCGATCACCGCGACCACCGCCCAGGCGGCCGTCGGCTGCTCGGTCGAGTACAAGGTCACCAACCAGTGGGGCGGCGGCTTCGGAGCCGACGTCAAGGTCACGAACCTCGGCGACCCCGTGAGCTCCTGGGACGTCCAGTGGACGTTCGCCGGCGGTCAGCAGGTCGGTCAGCTGTGGAACGGCGTCGCGTCGCAGTCCGGCGCGGTCGTGACGGTCCGCAACAGCACGTGGAACGGCTCGCTCGCCAGGGGAGCCAGCGCGAGCTTCGGCTTCAACGGCTCGTGGAGCGGCAGCAACCCCGTCCCGACGACGTTCCGCCTCAACGGCACCACGTGCACCGGAGGCACCACGACGACGCCGACGCCGACCCCCACGGCGACCGTGACCCCGCGCCCGACGGCGACGCCGACCGCGACGTCGACCCCGCGGCCCACCGCGACGCCCACGGCCACCACGACGCCGCCGCCCACCGGCGGGGGCACGGGCCCGGTCGGCTCGCCCGCCCAGGTCAACGGCCAGCTCCACGTGTGCGGCGTCAATCTGTGCAACCGCTTCAACCAGCCGATCCAGCTGCGCGGCGTCAGCACGCACGGGATCCAGTGGTTCGCGTCGTGCTACACCGACGCCACGTGGGACGCGCTCGCGACCGACTGGAAGGCCGACGTCGCGCGTGTCGCGATGTACGTCCAGGAGCAGGGTTACGAGACCAACCCGTCGCTCTTCACGGACCGCGTGAACACCTACGTCGACGAGATCTCCGAGCGCGGCATGTACGCGATCATCGACTTCCACCTGCTCAACCCGGGTGACCCGAACTACAACCTCGACCGGGCCAAGACGTTCTTCGCGTCGGTCGCCAAGCGCAACGCCGCGAACCCGAACGTGATCTACGAGATCGCGAACGAGCCGAACGGCGTGAGCTGGGCCGGCATCAAGTCGTACGCCGAGCAGGTCATCCCGGTGATCCGCGCGGCTGACCCGGACGCCGTGATCCTCGTCGGGACGCGTGCGTGGTCGTCGCTGGGCGTGTCCGAGGGCTCGAACGAGTCCGAGGTCGTGAACAACCCGGTCAACGCGACGAACATCATGTACACGTTCCACTTCTACGCGGGCTCCCACCAGCAGAGCTACCGGGACGTCCTCTCGCGCGCGGCCGGCCGGATCCCGATGTTCGTGACCGAGTTCGGGACGCCGAGCGCGTCGGGCGACGGACCGAACGACCTCGCGAGCACGGCGGCGTGGCTCGACCTGCTGGACAGCAAGAAGATCAGCTGGGTCGCGTGGAACTGGTCCGACAAGGGCGAGTCGAGCGGTCTGCTCAAGCCGGGCGCGTGCAGCGGCGGCTCGCAGTCGGGCGCCGGCGTGCTCAAGGAGGGCGGCGTGTTCCTGCGCGAGCGCACCCGCACGGCGGACGTCTTCCCGACCGCCTGA
- the rsgA gene encoding ribosome small subunit-dependent GTPase A, whose translation MSEQQDVPVVRVVRVDRHALLVLPTDAAGTVEPAPGDGPAVRDGGSREVAGAPGRRQVTGAREGADAVPTVEADTDASPGATTARLARVAVVPQRVELDRDGLVPADDGTRLAPTVGDVLELDERPGAPVRVARLVPRRTALVRDSADRTSLTQALAANVDVVLVAEHLDPEPDLGRVERLLTLAWRSGAQPVVVLTKADLAPDAEAIAAEVADVAIGVDVHVVSATGDTGLEPLRALLTPGTTIVVVGPSGAGKSTLVNALAGREVMATGERRADGRGRHTTVHRELVALGGGAMLIDTPGVRGVGLVADAGALSTTFPDVEELAARCRFRDCAHGSEPGCAVRDALDSGDLPLRRFASWQRLAREAAFQARRADARLAAEAKAQHKRATAEHHRHQRATAPRR comes from the coding sequence ATGAGCGAGCAGCAGGACGTCCCGGTGGTCCGGGTGGTGCGTGTCGACCGGCACGCCCTCCTCGTGCTGCCCACGGACGCCGCGGGCACGGTCGAGCCGGCGCCGGGGGACGGCCCGGCCGTGCGCGACGGCGGCTCCCGTGAGGTGGCCGGTGCGCCGGGGCGCCGGCAGGTGACCGGCGCGCGAGAAGGCGCCGACGCCGTCCCGACCGTCGAGGCCGACACCGACGCGTCCCCGGGCGCCACCACCGCTCGGCTCGCCCGCGTCGCCGTCGTCCCGCAGCGCGTCGAGCTCGACCGCGACGGCCTCGTCCCGGCCGACGACGGCACGCGCCTCGCCCCGACGGTCGGGGACGTGCTGGAGCTCGACGAGCGGCCCGGTGCGCCCGTCCGCGTCGCCCGCCTGGTGCCCCGACGCACCGCGCTCGTGCGCGACTCCGCCGACCGCACCTCCCTGACGCAGGCGCTCGCGGCGAACGTCGACGTGGTGCTCGTCGCCGAGCACCTGGACCCCGAGCCGGACCTCGGGCGCGTCGAGCGGCTGCTCACCCTCGCGTGGCGCTCGGGCGCCCAGCCCGTCGTGGTCCTCACGAAGGCGGACCTCGCGCCGGACGCCGAGGCGATCGCCGCCGAGGTCGCGGACGTCGCGATCGGGGTCGACGTGCACGTCGTGAGCGCGACCGGCGACACCGGGCTCGAGCCGCTGCGTGCGCTGCTGACGCCGGGCACGACGATCGTCGTGGTGGGCCCCTCGGGCGCCGGGAAGTCGACGCTCGTGAACGCGCTCGCCGGGCGCGAGGTCATGGCGACGGGGGAGCGCCGCGCGGACGGGCGGGGACGGCACACGACGGTGCACCGCGAGCTCGTCGCGCTCGGCGGCGGGGCGATGCTCATCGACACCCCGGGTGTGCGCGGGGTCGGCCTGGTCGCGGACGCCGGCGCGCTGAGCACGACCTTCCCCGACGTCGAGGAGCTCGCGGCGCGCTGCCGGTTCCGCGACTGCGCCCACGGGAGCGAGCCGGGCTGCGCGGTGCGCGACGCGCTCGACTCGGGCGACCTGCCGCTGCGGCGGTTCGCGAGCTGGCAGCGGCTGGCCCGCGAGGCGGCGTTCCAGGCACGCCGGGCGGACGCCCGCCTGGCCGCCGAGGCCAAGGCCCAGCACAAGCGCGCCACGGCCGAGCACCACCGCCACCAGAGGGCGACCGCACCCCGGCGCTGA
- the purL gene encoding phosphoribosylformylglycinamidine synthase subunit PurL, which translates to MTTAPQHVQHQSDTVDHAAATPDQEQPFAELGLKPDEYQRIRDILGRRPTAAELAMYSVMWSEHCSYKSSKNHLRQFGEKTTDEMTKHLLVGIGENAGVVDIGDGWAVTFKVESHNHPSYVEPYQGAATGVGGIVRDIISMGARPVAVMDQLRFGAVDHPDTARVVHGVVSGVGGYGNSLGLPNIGGELVFDPSYQGNPLVNALCLGVLRHEDIHLANASGVGNKVVLFGARTGGDGIGGASILASETFDDAKPSKRPSVQVGDPFMEKVLIECCLELYAARVVEGIQDLGAAGISCATSELASNGDGGMHVDLENVLLRDPSLTAGEILMSESQERMMAVVTPEKLDAFLAITSRWDVETAVIGEVTGTGRLTIDHHGQRIVDVDPKTVAHEGPVYDRPYARPAWQDALNADTVSGPEGAERVARPSTPDELRATVLQLLASPNLASKSWVTDQYDRFVQGNTALAQPDDGGVVRVDETTGLGVALATDANGRYAKLDPYTGAQLALAEAYRNVATTGARPLAVTDCLNFGSPEHPDSMWQLVEAIRGLADACQALGVPVTGGNVSLYNGTGEPGHIDSAIHPTPVVGVLGVLDDVASATASGWTQPGQGVYLLGTTRGELDGSAWDDVANAHLGGLPPQVDLDAERRLAEVLIRASRDDLVDAAHDLSEGGLAQALVESSLRYGVGVQVDLEPLCRRDGVTPFEALFSESTARAIVAVPRSEEVRFTDLCTARGVPVLRLGVTDDACAPGAGVATGGSDAATEHEHTPSVEVAGLFTLPLGEARAAHEGTLPRYFA; encoded by the coding sequence ATGACCACCGCGCCCCAGCACGTCCAGCACCAGTCCGACACCGTGGACCACGCGGCCGCGACCCCGGACCAGGAGCAGCCGTTCGCCGAGCTCGGCCTCAAGCCCGACGAGTACCAGCGGATCCGCGACATCCTCGGGCGCCGCCCCACGGCCGCGGAGCTCGCGATGTACTCCGTGATGTGGTCCGAGCACTGCTCGTACAAGTCGAGCAAGAACCACCTGCGCCAGTTCGGCGAGAAGACGACCGACGAGATGACGAAGCACCTGCTCGTCGGGATCGGCGAGAACGCGGGCGTCGTCGACATCGGCGACGGCTGGGCGGTCACGTTCAAGGTCGAGTCGCACAACCACCCGAGCTACGTCGAGCCGTACCAGGGTGCGGCGACGGGCGTCGGCGGCATCGTCCGCGACATCATCTCGATGGGCGCGCGGCCCGTCGCGGTCATGGACCAGCTCCGGTTCGGCGCGGTCGACCACCCGGACACGGCGCGCGTCGTGCACGGCGTCGTCTCCGGCGTCGGCGGCTACGGCAACTCGCTCGGCCTGCCGAACATCGGCGGCGAGCTCGTGTTCGACCCGTCCTACCAAGGCAACCCGCTGGTCAACGCCCTGTGCCTGGGCGTGCTGCGCCACGAGGACATCCACCTCGCGAACGCGTCGGGGGTCGGCAACAAGGTCGTCCTGTTCGGGGCCCGCACGGGCGGCGACGGCATCGGCGGCGCGTCCATCCTCGCGAGCGAGACGTTCGACGACGCGAAGCCCTCCAAGCGCCCGTCGGTGCAGGTCGGCGACCCGTTCATGGAGAAGGTGCTCATCGAGTGCTGCCTCGAGCTGTACGCGGCGCGCGTCGTCGAGGGCATCCAGGACCTCGGCGCGGCCGGCATCTCGTGCGCGACGAGCGAGCTCGCGAGCAACGGCGACGGCGGCATGCACGTCGACCTCGAGAACGTGCTGCTGCGCGACCCGTCGCTGACGGCCGGCGAGATCCTCATGTCGGAGTCGCAGGAGCGCATGATGGCGGTCGTCACGCCGGAGAAGCTCGACGCGTTCCTCGCGATCACGTCGAGGTGGGACGTCGAGACCGCGGTGATCGGCGAGGTCACCGGCACGGGCCGGCTGACGATCGACCACCACGGGCAGCGCATCGTCGACGTCGACCCGAAGACGGTCGCGCACGAGGGCCCGGTCTACGACCGCCCGTACGCGCGCCCGGCGTGGCAGGACGCCCTCAACGCCGACACCGTCTCGGGCCCGGAGGGTGCCGAGCGCGTGGCCCGCCCCAGCACGCCCGACGAGCTCCGCGCGACCGTGCTGCAGCTCCTCGCGTCCCCGAACCTCGCGTCGAAGTCGTGGGTCACCGACCAGTACGACCGCTTCGTGCAGGGCAACACCGCGCTCGCCCAGCCCGACGACGGCGGCGTGGTCCGGGTCGACGAGACGACCGGCCTCGGGGTCGCGCTCGCGACCGACGCGAACGGCCGCTACGCGAAGCTCGACCCCTACACGGGTGCGCAGCTCGCGCTCGCGGAGGCGTACCGGAACGTCGCGACGACCGGCGCACGCCCGCTCGCGGTGACCGACTGCCTCAACTTCGGCAGCCCCGAGCACCCCGACTCGATGTGGCAGCTCGTCGAGGCCATCCGCGGCCTCGCGGACGCGTGCCAGGCGCTCGGCGTGCCCGTGACCGGCGGCAACGTCTCGCTCTACAACGGGACCGGCGAGCCCGGGCACATCGACTCGGCGATCCACCCGACCCCCGTCGTGGGCGTGCTCGGCGTCCTCGACGACGTCGCGAGCGCGACCGCGTCGGGGTGGACGCAGCCCGGTCAGGGCGTCTACCTGCTCGGCACGACGCGCGGCGAGCTCGACGGCTCCGCGTGGGACGACGTCGCGAACGCCCACCTCGGCGGCCTGCCCCCGCAGGTCGACCTGGACGCCGAGCGCCGGCTCGCGGAGGTGCTCATCCGGGCGAGCCGCGACGACCTCGTCGACGCCGCGCACGACCTGTCCGAGGGCGGCCTCGCGCAGGCGCTCGTCGAGTCGAGCCTGCGGTACGGCGTGGGGGTGCAGGTCGACCTCGAGCCCCTGTGCCGGCGCGACGGCGTGACGCCGTTCGAGGCCCTGTTCTCCGAGTCGACCGCCCGGGCGATCGTGGCCGTCCCGCGCAGCGAGGAGGTCCGGTTCACGGACCTGTGCACCGCGCGCGGCGTCCCGGTGCTGCGCCTCGGCGTGACCGACGACGCGTGCGCCCCGGGTGCGGGTGTCGCGACGGGTGGCTCCGACGCGGCCACGGAGCACGAGCACACCCCGTCGGTCGAGGTCGCCGGGCTGTTCACGCTGCCGCTCGGCGAGGCCCGCGCCGCGCACGAGGGGACGCTGCCGCGCTACTTCGCGTGA